A stretch of the Amycolatopsis sp. BJA-103 genome encodes the following:
- a CDS encoding ABC transporter ATP-binding protein produces MDGPAAGAIDVSKVYGRGDTAVRALDHVSLDFPRGRFTAIMGPSGSGKSTLMHCLAGLDTVDSGRVHIGRTELTGLSDAELTRVRRDRVGFVFQSFNLLPTMSAEENILLGLRLAGRRPDPAWFGTVVDTLGLRQRLRHKPGELSGGQQQRVACARALVGRPDVVFADEPTGSLDSRSGAEVLDFLRTSVRELGQTVVMVTHDPVAASYTDHGVLLADGRIAARIPRPTADAVHGAFTGLGA; encoded by the coding sequence ATGGACGGTCCCGCCGCGGGCGCGATCGATGTCTCGAAGGTCTACGGCCGGGGCGACACGGCGGTCCGGGCGCTCGACCACGTGTCGCTGGACTTCCCCCGCGGCCGGTTCACCGCGATCATGGGACCCTCCGGTTCGGGCAAATCGACCCTCATGCACTGCCTCGCCGGGCTGGACACCGTCGACAGTGGACGAGTCCACATCGGACGGACCGAGCTGACCGGTCTGTCCGACGCCGAGCTGACCAGGGTGCGCCGGGACCGCGTCGGGTTCGTGTTCCAGTCGTTCAACCTCCTGCCGACCATGAGCGCCGAGGAGAACATCCTGCTCGGGCTCCGGCTCGCGGGCCGCCGCCCGGACCCGGCGTGGTTCGGCACCGTCGTGGACACCCTGGGCCTCCGGCAGCGCCTGCGGCACAAACCCGGTGAACTCTCCGGCGGCCAGCAGCAGCGGGTGGCGTGCGCCCGCGCGCTCGTCGGCAGGCCGGACGTCGTGTTCGCCGACGAACCCACCGGCAGTCTCGATTCGCGTTCCGGCGCCGAGGTGCTGGACTTCCTGCGCACCTCGGTCCGTGAACTCGGCCAGACGGTGGTGATGGTGACCCACGACCCGGTGGCCGCCTCGTACACCGATCACGGGGTCCTGCTGGCCGACGGCCGGATCGCCGCGCGGATCCCCCGTCCGACCGCCGACGCCGTCCACGGCGCGTTCACCGGTCTGGGGGCGTGA
- a CDS encoding ABC transporter permease has protein sequence MLRTVLAGLKARPLRLLLSAVAVTLGVTFVAGSFVLTDAVGAGLREAVAFETRGVDASIDATRRVALDDSVLSKVRQVPGVAAADGRATVSAPILGPDGRPRDAAATALGTEGLRPYDLADGRFPQGAGEIAIERHSAEGFSLGQSVTVLDETGGRMVLTLVGTFSRPTDAGLGGATLVVPGETLRRLSPAATFGEIVVHASPGVGQAQLAADLKKALGIPVATGKEAAAQLLRETAPNTAGLAKFFTAFAVLAMVVAAMVITNSFTILVAQRSRELALLRCVGAGKRQVFGSVLAEAAVVGAVASAAGLFGGLGVAAALQAIAGQETVYVPLTARTVAAALTIGILVTALAAAIPAWSATRVAPVEALRTPVESARTGRPRAIVAVILLAAGIGAGVLALRSTVEDGAALAVVAMVALLGATLAAGPLVAGPVVRALGSLVPGQPAKLAALNAGRNPKRTAASAAALTIGLAVVALATTVAAGVEAGRSHGIGEQLAADFTVTSVLPARPLPATLAGTLATVPGVTATATRHSFSGDLGEYGTYQLTAVSGDLLHPAVLSGRLDRLGPGEIAISKDLAEQSGLAVGDTVRSLRVVAIYDSVDAPGVDLGFALVDLSEQRKIALNEETYDGSVLVKVADPDQARPSLERELSGIALAKLSSVEEIKEEAAAPLRETLNLMWALTALAVLIAFAGIANTLSLSVLERTRESALLRALGLTRGGLGAALTAESVFVAVLGAACGLLVGIGSAWLITEVASDGGEAIAFAPPWGRLGVLVGAALVAAPLAALVPARRAGRVSLTGSRE, from the coding sequence ATGCTGCGAACCGTGCTCGCCGGACTCAAGGCGCGGCCGCTGCGGCTGCTGCTGTCCGCTGTCGCCGTCACCCTCGGCGTGACCTTCGTGGCCGGGTCCTTCGTGCTCACCGACGCCGTCGGCGCGGGACTGCGGGAAGCGGTCGCCTTCGAAACGCGCGGCGTGGACGCGTCCATCGACGCCACCCGCCGTGTCGCGCTCGACGATTCCGTGCTCTCGAAGGTCCGTCAGGTGCCCGGGGTCGCCGCCGCGGACGGTCGCGCCACCGTCAGCGCACCGATCCTCGGCCCCGACGGACGTCCGCGAGACGCCGCCGCGACCGCGTTGGGCACCGAAGGCCTGCGCCCGTACGACCTCGCGGACGGCCGTTTTCCGCAGGGCGCGGGAGAGATCGCGATCGAACGGCACAGTGCCGAGGGCTTCTCGCTGGGGCAGTCCGTGACCGTGCTGGACGAGACCGGCGGCCGGATGGTGCTGACCCTGGTCGGCACCTTCAGCCGCCCGACCGACGCGGGTCTGGGCGGCGCGACCCTGGTGGTACCGGGGGAAACGCTGCGGCGGCTGAGCCCGGCCGCGACCTTCGGCGAGATCGTCGTCCACGCGTCACCGGGCGTCGGCCAGGCACAGCTCGCCGCGGATCTGAAGAAGGCCTTGGGCATCCCGGTGGCCACCGGGAAAGAGGCCGCTGCCCAGCTGCTTCGGGAAACCGCGCCGAACACGGCGGGTCTGGCGAAGTTCTTCACCGCCTTCGCGGTCCTCGCCATGGTGGTGGCCGCGATGGTGATCACCAACTCCTTCACCATCCTCGTCGCGCAGCGATCGCGCGAACTGGCGTTGCTGCGCTGCGTCGGCGCCGGTAAACGGCAGGTCTTCGGCAGTGTGCTCGCCGAGGCGGCCGTCGTCGGCGCGGTCGCGTCCGCGGCCGGGCTGTTCGGCGGGCTGGGCGTCGCCGCCGCGTTGCAGGCGATCGCGGGTCAGGAAACCGTGTACGTCCCGCTGACCGCCCGGACCGTGGCCGCCGCACTGACGATCGGAATCCTGGTGACCGCGCTCGCGGCGGCGATCCCGGCGTGGTCCGCGACCAGGGTCGCGCCTGTCGAGGCGCTCCGGACCCCCGTCGAGTCCGCGCGCACCGGACGCCCCCGCGCGATCGTCGCGGTGATCCTGCTCGCCGCCGGTATCGGCGCGGGCGTACTGGCCCTTCGGTCCACAGTGGAGGATGGCGCCGCCCTCGCCGTGGTGGCGATGGTCGCACTGCTCGGCGCGACCTTGGCCGCCGGACCGCTGGTGGCGGGACCGGTCGTCCGGGCACTCGGCTCGCTCGTCCCGGGGCAGCCCGCGAAACTGGCCGCGCTCAACGCCGGCCGCAACCCCAAACGCACCGCCGCCAGTGCCGCCGCGCTCACCATCGGGCTAGCCGTCGTCGCACTCGCGACCACCGTGGCGGCGGGCGTCGAAGCGGGCCGGAGCCACGGCATCGGCGAACAACTCGCGGCCGACTTCACCGTCACTTCGGTGCTCCCGGCCCGGCCACTACCCGCCACCCTCGCCGGCACTCTGGCGACCGTGCCCGGCGTGACCGCCACCGCGACCCGTCACTCTTTCTCGGGTGACCTCGGCGAGTACGGCACGTATCAGCTCACCGCCGTCAGCGGCGATCTCTTGCACCCGGCTGTGCTTTCCGGACGTCTCGACAGGCTTGGTCCCGGCGAGATCGCCATCAGCAAGGACCTCGCCGAACAGTCCGGGCTCGCCGTCGGCGACACCGTGCGATCCCTGCGCGTGGTGGCGATCTACGACAGTGTCGACGCGCCCGGGGTCGATCTGGGGTTCGCGCTGGTCGACCTCTCGGAACAGCGGAAGATCGCCCTGAACGAGGAAACGTACGACGGGAGCGTGCTGGTCAAGGTCGCCGACCCCGATCAGGCCCGGCCGTCACTGGAGCGGGAGTTGTCCGGCATCGCGCTCGCGAAGCTGAGCAGCGTCGAGGAAATCAAGGAAGAGGCGGCCGCGCCGCTGCGGGAGACCCTGAACCTCATGTGGGCCCTGACCGCACTGGCCGTGCTGATCGCCTTCGCCGGGATCGCGAACACGCTTTCGCTGTCCGTCCTGGAACGGACGCGCGAGTCGGCGCTGCTGCGCGCGCTCGGTCTCACGCGCGGCGGGCTCGGCGCCGCGCTGACCGCGGAGTCGGTGTTCGTCGCGGTCCTCGGAGCGGCGTGCGGCCTGCTGGTCGGGATCGGGTCGGCCTGGCTGATCACGGAGGTGGCGTCGGACGGTGGCGAGGCGATCGCGTTCGCGCCGCCGTGGGGCCGGTTGGGGGTGCTGGTGGGCGCGGCTCTCGTCGCGGCTCCTTTGGCGGCCTTGGTTCCGGCTCGGCGGGCGGGACGGGTTTCGTTGACCGGTTCCCGGGAGTGA
- a CDS encoding HEAT repeat domain-containing protein, whose translation MTSSEIELLIRQLDADSTGDAEDAQAALTHRGRETDVITPLLRALPTLNSFGQLCAIEILQELGEARAGQPLTDLLTSEHDTVREWSARALGQLRVVDAIPALWRAYQACKERGDRPDWLEPNSIRSALTELGARHPVVPPLTASLRITTSYGHEAWPSTRLTHVLDDLAAHGQATLDFQLWRVEPDGRMYWIQAPHDDTELDYSQPWATLARQAHSRAMTAAVRAAVGADVVATIEWIGRSDL comes from the coding sequence ATGACCAGCAGCGAGATCGAGCTGCTGATTCGTCAGCTCGACGCGGACAGCACCGGCGATGCCGAAGACGCGCAGGCAGCGCTGACCCACCGCGGACGTGAGACCGACGTGATCACGCCGCTCCTGCGGGCCCTGCCGACACTGAACAGCTTCGGCCAGCTGTGCGCCATCGAGATCCTTCAAGAACTCGGCGAAGCCCGCGCCGGGCAGCCCTTGACCGACCTGTTGACCAGCGAGCACGACACCGTCCGCGAGTGGTCCGCCCGCGCCTTGGGCCAGCTGCGCGTCGTCGACGCCATACCTGCGCTCTGGCGCGCCTATCAAGCGTGCAAGGAACGCGGCGACCGACCCGACTGGCTGGAGCCGAACAGTATTCGATCCGCCTTGACCGAGCTGGGCGCCCGGCACCCCGTCGTCCCGCCGCTGACCGCGAGCCTCCGGATCACCACGTCCTATGGGCACGAGGCATGGCCGTCGACACGACTGACCCACGTCCTCGACGACCTCGCCGCCCATGGTCAGGCCACGCTCGACTTCCAGCTCTGGCGAGTCGAACCCGACGGCCGGATGTACTGGATACAAGCCCCGCACGACGACACCGAACTCGACTATTCCCAGCCTTGGGCCACGCTCGCTCGACAGGCCCACAGCCGAGCCATGACTGCCGCCGTCCGAGCCGCCGTCGGTGCGGACGTCGTCGCCACGATCGAGTGGATCGGTCGGAGCGACCTCTGA
- a CDS encoding HNH endonuclease signature motif containing protein: protein MASEDTPQTTPTEWWRVDTAVLHARKQELEVLKRQLDAEQNAILAEINIRDVRGCSGHATLSAMIFEDFHVTGKEADARADRVLTLHAGVAVGGDRVPPLAPLTADAAREGAIGGGQIDAIIRTLARIPSFVPEEDVRGGEKILVDLARRAGPRTIAQAGRRLLDKLDPDGKAPRDENPKDARPELRFVKHRNGTLGLKGTLDLETYARLKSDLDPMAKPHKAIDGVRDSRTQDERYGDAFTDYVRLKTTSRNLPGQAGEATHILVTMSYEDLISDLGEAHLDLVGPISATDARILACDARVRPGVLGTAGEPLDIGRSKRTVSLAQKYALTIRDGGCAFPGCDMPVPRCTAHHIVFWRHHGETKIDNLVLLCTKHHRLIHHSQWKVQIAQDGLPEFTAPAYLDPTGQPRRNTMHLRT from the coding sequence GTGGCCAGCGAAGACACACCCCAGACGACACCCACTGAGTGGTGGCGTGTCGACACCGCTGTGCTGCATGCCCGTAAACAGGAACTCGAAGTTCTGAAGCGTCAATTGGATGCTGAGCAGAACGCGATTCTCGCGGAAATCAATATTCGCGATGTTCGTGGGTGTTCGGGTCATGCGACGTTGTCGGCGATGATTTTCGAGGACTTCCACGTCACGGGCAAGGAAGCCGATGCCCGCGCTGACCGGGTGTTGACGTTGCATGCGGGTGTGGCGGTGGGTGGTGATCGGGTACCGCCGCTAGCCCCGTTGACCGCTGATGCCGCCCGTGAGGGTGCGATCGGCGGTGGTCAGATCGACGCGATCATCCGCACTCTGGCGCGTATCCCGTCGTTTGTTCCGGAAGAGGACGTGCGGGGCGGGGAGAAGATCCTCGTGGATCTGGCCCGGCGCGCCGGGCCTCGCACGATCGCCCAAGCTGGACGGAGACTCCTGGACAAGCTCGATCCCGATGGGAAAGCACCCCGGGACGAGAACCCGAAGGACGCGCGGCCGGAGTTGCGGTTCGTCAAACACCGCAACGGCACTCTCGGCCTGAAGGGCACCCTCGACCTGGAAACCTACGCGCGGTTGAAGTCCGACCTGGACCCGATGGCGAAACCGCACAAGGCCATCGACGGAGTCCGCGACTCCCGCACCCAGGACGAACGCTACGGGGACGCCTTCACCGACTATGTGCGGTTGAAGACCACCAGCCGGAACCTTCCCGGCCAGGCCGGGGAAGCCACCCACATTTTGGTCACCATGTCGTACGAGGACCTGATCAGTGACTTGGGTGAAGCCCATTTGGATCTGGTCGGGCCGATCAGCGCCACCGACGCACGCATCCTCGCCTGCGACGCCCGTGTCCGGCCCGGAGTCCTCGGCACCGCAGGGGAACCCCTCGACATCGGCCGCTCCAAACGCACCGTCTCACTCGCCCAGAAATACGCGCTCACCATCCGAGACGGCGGCTGCGCCTTCCCGGGCTGCGACATGCCCGTGCCGCGCTGTACAGCTCACCATATTGTTTTCTGGCGACACCACGGCGAAACCAAAATCGACAACCTCGTCCTACTGTGCACCAAGCACCATCGGCTCATCCACCACAGCCAATGGAAAGTCCAGATCGCCCAAGACGGACTACCGGAATTCACCGCACCCGCCTACCTCGACCCCACCGGCCAACCCCGACGCAACACCATGCACCTGCGGACATAG
- a CDS encoding serine/threonine-protein kinase, which translates to MTPEASPGRLIGDRYRLVEVITAGGFGRIWQARDETLRVDVALKETWRSRPVSDHEWADLLTRAQREARNAAQLRDHPNIVTVYDAVIEDGIPWTVMRLVPGKALQDRRADGPLTATEVVHIAKSLLGALSAVHAAGIVHRDVKPSNVMVTASGEVLLIDFGIAVHQDDTRTLNGLIIGSPGYLAPERVRGDRGGAPSDLFSLGATLYHAVEGISPFHRDTPEDSAAAVLYHQPLLPQCETGLALLIMRLLEKDPAKRPLTSEALALLDATPAKVPRSGKQPDVTPLVGKLATAAQPFKVGDRFRGTVTKTAAFGAFVSLTPGRQGLVHISKLGNGKRVRYVEDEVKVGDELHVEIAEIKRGKVSLVVVTEEPPPGR; encoded by the coding sequence GTGACACCTGAAGCAAGTCCAGGTCGGCTCATCGGGGACCGGTATCGGCTCGTCGAAGTGATCACGGCCGGAGGCTTCGGGCGTATCTGGCAGGCTCGCGACGAGACCCTGCGCGTCGATGTGGCGCTCAAGGAAACGTGGCGGTCCAGGCCGGTGTCGGATCACGAGTGGGCCGACCTGCTCACCCGTGCTCAGCGAGAAGCGCGCAACGCCGCCCAGTTGCGCGATCATCCCAACATCGTCACCGTCTATGACGCCGTCATCGAGGACGGGATTCCCTGGACCGTGATGCGCTTGGTGCCCGGGAAGGCGCTGCAAGACCGTCGCGCGGACGGCCCACTGACGGCGACCGAGGTGGTCCATATCGCGAAAAGCCTGCTCGGCGCCTTGAGCGCGGTGCACGCCGCGGGGATCGTGCACCGCGACGTCAAGCCGTCGAACGTGATGGTGACTGCGTCCGGCGAGGTGCTGCTGATCGATTTCGGGATCGCGGTCCATCAGGATGACACCCGGACTTTGAACGGGCTGATCATCGGCTCGCCGGGCTATCTGGCCCCGGAACGGGTCCGCGGTGACCGGGGCGGGGCACCCAGTGACCTGTTTTCGCTGGGCGCGACGCTGTATCACGCCGTGGAGGGCATTTCTCCGTTCCACCGCGACACTCCTGAGGATTCCGCCGCCGCGGTCCTGTACCACCAGCCCCTGCTGCCGCAATGCGAAACCGGACTCGCCCTGCTCATCATGCGGTTACTGGAGAAAGACCCCGCCAAACGTCCGCTGACCTCCGAAGCACTCGCGTTGCTCGACGCCACACCGGCAAAGGTTCCTCGGAGCGGAAAGCAGCCGGACGTCACGCCTTTGGTGGGCAAACTCGCGACCGCCGCCCAGCCCTTCAAAGTCGGCGACCGTTTCCGCGGTACGGTGACGAAAACCGCCGCTTTCGGCGCGTTCGTCTCACTGACCCCGGGCAGGCAAGGCCTGGTGCACATCTCGAAGCTGGGCAATGGCAAGCGCGTTCGCTACGTCGAGGACGAGGTCAAGGTGGGCGACGAGCTCCACGTCGAGATTGCCGAAATCAAACGCGGCAAGGTCAGCTTGGTCGTCGTGACGGAGGAACCTCCACCCGGTCGCTAG
- a CDS encoding YhgE/Pip family protein: MSRFFTGSVRATAIGPLTWKTWLGIVLVPVIVALGLAWAFWSPGDNHGAAKAAVVNTDEPVTVNGQLIPLGRELAGNLVHGEDSAYTWVLTDAEDAKDGISDGTYSAVVTIPPNFSAQATSTSGKPLDARQAIMRVETSQRTGLVDPVASREVANATLTALNRQIVETYVDNLYVGFSSIHQQLVTAADGSDQLVVGLRGLADGTGKLASGAGELAGGAGKLSGAAGQLADGASKLASGTGQLAAGSGKLSSGLTQAEKDTAQLPRLTRELADGAQQVTNGNKQLADKISPLADKVVQIIDALPTAGDSARKFAELAQKCSGDTKFCADLKAASEKLTADAGILDGKRTEIRDAAVRAKKAVQDLSAGSQKVADGNKQLADKSKELAGGIGSAADGARKLDAGVKAADTGARQLAGGAGQLAGGATTLSTGAGDLATGARTAADGAQRAESGASELAKGLNDGRGKVPDYTQTERDHLKEVAATPAIADSAGSGSFGEGAVALILVLALWGCALATYQVIQAVPPSVLTTREPSWRIILAAAVPGATLAVLTALILTGVFWAFLGLSFGKAVTLLVVLVLAAGTFTVVNQALVAIFKRPGRFAALAILVLTVGASLVSTVPGFFGTVLGILPTNGALVALRSLLAGTDGLTSGIVQSVVWLGIGTLAMILVTDRRRSLPGRELRLA; encoded by the coding sequence ATGTCCCGCTTCTTCACCGGCTCCGTCCGCGCGACCGCCATCGGCCCGCTGACCTGGAAGACCTGGCTCGGGATCGTGCTCGTCCCGGTGATCGTCGCGCTCGGGCTGGCGTGGGCGTTCTGGTCGCCCGGCGACAACCACGGCGCGGCCAAGGCCGCCGTCGTCAACACCGACGAGCCGGTGACGGTGAACGGTCAGCTGATCCCGCTCGGCCGCGAACTGGCCGGAAACCTCGTGCACGGCGAGGATTCCGCGTACACCTGGGTGCTCACCGACGCCGAGGACGCGAAGGACGGCATCTCCGACGGGACGTACTCGGCGGTCGTGACCATCCCGCCGAACTTCTCCGCGCAGGCCACGTCGACGTCGGGCAAGCCACTCGACGCGCGGCAGGCGATCATGCGCGTCGAGACGTCGCAGCGCACCGGTCTCGTCGATCCGGTGGCGAGCAGGGAGGTCGCGAACGCGACGCTCACCGCGCTCAACCGGCAGATCGTCGAGACCTATGTGGACAATCTGTACGTCGGGTTCTCCTCGATCCACCAGCAGCTGGTGACCGCCGCCGACGGCAGCGACCAGCTCGTCGTCGGGCTGCGCGGACTGGCCGACGGGACGGGGAAACTGGCCTCCGGAGCCGGGGAACTCGCCGGCGGGGCAGGCAAGCTCAGCGGCGCGGCCGGGCAGCTGGCGGACGGCGCGAGCAAACTCGCGAGCGGCACCGGCCAGCTCGCCGCCGGTTCCGGGAAACTCTCGTCAGGACTGACCCAGGCCGAGAAGGACACCGCCCAGCTGCCCCGGCTGACCAGGGAACTGGCCGACGGGGCCCAGCAGGTCACGAACGGCAACAAGCAGCTGGCCGACAAGATCTCGCCCTTGGCGGACAAGGTAGTCCAGATCATCGACGCCTTGCCCACGGCGGGCGATTCGGCGCGGAAGTTCGCCGAACTGGCACAGAAGTGCAGTGGTGACACCAAGTTCTGCGCAGATTTGAAGGCCGCTTCGGAAAAACTCACGGCCGACGCCGGGATCCTCGACGGCAAACGCACCGAGATCCGCGACGCCGCCGTACGGGCGAAGAAAGCGGTGCAGGACCTCTCGGCGGGCTCCCAGAAGGTCGCCGACGGGAACAAGCAACTCGCGGACAAGTCCAAGGAACTGGCGGGCGGCATCGGCTCGGCGGCCGACGGCGCACGGAAACTCGACGCCGGGGTCAAGGCCGCCGACACCGGGGCGCGGCAGCTCGCCGGTGGCGCCGGGCAACTGGCAGGCGGCGCGACCACGCTGTCCACCGGTGCGGGCGACCTCGCCACCGGCGCCCGCACCGCCGCCGACGGCGCCCAGCGCGCCGAATCCGGCGCTTCGGAACTGGCCAAGGGCCTCAACGACGGCCGAGGCAAGGTCCCCGACTACACCCAGACCGAACGCGACCACCTCAAAGAGGTCGCCGCCACCCCCGCCATCGCCGATTCCGCGGGCTCGGGCTCGTTCGGCGAAGGCGCGGTGGCACTGATCCTCGTGCTGGCGCTGTGGGGCTGCGCGCTGGCGACGTACCAGGTGATCCAGGCCGTGCCGCCGAGCGTGCTCACCACCCGCGAGCCGAGCTGGCGGATCATCCTCGCCGCGGCCGTCCCGGGCGCGACGCTGGCGGTGCTGACCGCCCTGATCCTGACCGGGGTGTTCTGGGCGTTCCTCGGCCTGAGTTTCGGCAAGGCGGTGACGCTGCTCGTGGTGCTGGTCCTCGCGGCCGGAACGTTCACCGTGGTCAACCAAGCACTGGTGGCGATCTTCAAACGCCCCGGCCGTTTCGCCGCGCTGGCGATCCTGGTGCTGACCGTCGGCGCTTCGCTGGTCTCGACCGTGCCCGGCTTCTTCGGGACCGTCCTGGGAATCCTGCCGACCAACGGCGCACTGGTCGCGCTGCGCTCGCTGCTGGCCGGGACGGACGGGCTGACGTCGGGGATCGTGCAGTCGGTGGTGTGGCTGGGAATCGGGACGCTGGCGATGATCCTGGTGACGGATCGGCGGCGGTCGCTGCCGGGGCGGGAACTGCGGCTGGCTTGA